DNA sequence from the Euwallacea fornicatus isolate EFF26 chromosome 15, ASM4011564v1, whole genome shotgun sequence genome:
CCGAGAAACTACTAAATCTATCTTAATTTGTGCAGAATTGCCGAGAGTGCGGTCTGGGCTTCAATATCAGGGTAGACAAGCCCGGAGTCAGCAGGACGCCTGCCCTTATGATTTACAGCCAATTGAATGAAATTGGCCCTTTTCTGAGTAAAAATAAAGTTCTCCCGTTATGATTAAACAGTTCTATATACCCCAAAAAGGTGTTTAATAGACCGAACTTTGTAATTTATCCATAATTAGTCCCTACTGGTTGTGGCTTACGCTTCAAGGGCTACGAGACGGAGAAGGGGTGCAAAAAGTAGGTTTAACTAACTACATGtgcataataatgaaaaaaaaacgcacgTTTTATGTTGCTTTAGGATAAATAGTTTAATTCAATTCGAGCCAACTCTTACTCCACCTGCCAACTTGAAGGAATGAAAAAATGCACCCCCCACAACAGTTGGTCGAAAGTCAAgagtaattttcgtttttatctacTTTTAATTCCAGTCAAAAGGGACGAGGCACACGGTACACCAATAGTACGACGATTAATACGCACCTGTTTCTTTAATAAGAGGTACCGATTCTTAATTTGACGTTTTCTAGTTGGGAGAAGGTGAAGAACCTAGAGGCGTATAAGGGTTTGACCTCAAAGGGCTCATTTCAGTGGTAAAAATGTTAAGGTTGTGTTTGTCTTTTGAGTTATGTAGTTAGAGAGAGACTAAAAATAAGACTAAGGACAAAGACAAGTTGAAAAACTCTGGGAAAAATCACGAGATCCTATCCATATCCTATACGTATAGGTTGTTTTCAGTTCCTACATTCCGATGGGTTGATATTGGTTCAATTTACTTTATACTTTTACTTTTGAATGTAATACAATATGTATATTGATAAATGTGTTATTTTGCGTTCGTGGCAGATGGCGTTCTGAGGTCCTTATGGACTCTATACCCCAACaatttcaaaggaaattttcttcaattagaTATGCATCAGACGCGTGTTGTTTTTGGACACCAGATGCAGGACGCGCGTGTTCTTCAAAAAACTCTTTCATGCTCTACTAAGTAACTTACACATGAAACAACTTTGGGCTTTCTTATAGGGCCCGATAATTAATTTCGTATTAACTGACACCATTTGGTAAGATCAGTAAcccttattaaatttctttatagATCATAGACCGTAAAACTTCGTGACCCACAGGGCAAAGTTATGATGATTTTCTACAATAACAGTACCTCATATTACAACTTCAGGTATCATAAAAGGTCCATTTTTGCATAAAGTGATTGAATTCTAACAAAAGGTACAATTCAACAAAGGACTAAGTTTCCCTAAAGAAGGAGTCGGGCCTTAAGGCACAAGGAAGAGGGGTCGTTCAGTAAGGTTTTGCTAGGAGAACAATGTGTTTTTTTGGGATATGTGGCGTATTTGATAAGAGCAGCTGCCAATAAGAACCGATTCTTTGACTTGTCCTTTGTCATGATAAATCGCGTTTCCAGGGATACctaatcaatttaaaatatacccAAAATGTAAATTCCAATTATAGATCTCTCTCCTCCGTTTTAACTTtcccctttttttatttgtggttgAAGCGCCACTATGTTTAGACatgatatttttacatttcagtGATTCTTAAGTGTTTTAGATTAATACCTTTAGGTTTTTTAGACATTCTCGAATCAAAGGAAAAACAGTAACATCCAGAAAATTGTCActttatttgtatattttttcttgaaattagtttttattccCCTTGCAAATGTTTCTAATTGTCAATGACGTGCCATGCTAAATcttataaatatatcaataggTAGTTCTAATCTCaaggaaacttaaaaaactaataatgcaAAATCTCActataatcttttttttttttaatattttgttcattttaattGAGAATTGTAACCACTGTGTGGGTGTCACAAATTCCAATAGTCCAATGTCATATTGAAAGCGGTGCTTCATAAAGCcatctttttttgttatttgcatttaaataaaaaccacaAAGGAAACGTAAGTCGTTTCGGTTTTACCGGATTTGAATACAGTGGACCAATACATCAGTTTTTAATCCCGTGTTCATGTACTTTTCTTTTAGTTGTAGGAGGAAatctttaattgaatttttcgttgATTAAGCTTAAACAGCAACGCGAGGTGAAAATGTAACGACAGTTTaaactcaaataaaaaattcagtaaaaattttgtacaaagtAGGGAAAGATCAGTAAGATTTTTTCTAGGCgaagcttttttattttgatttatttggaCCAGTGTGGTTGATAAGGAACAGCTGCCGAAAAGGGCTGATTCcttgatttgttttttctcacgacgaattttatttattgcttcaaGAAGGAACATCTGGTCGAATCGAAGAGACGTTATGGACCATAGGTTCATGTCGCAGGGCAATTTCTATCGTTTCTTATATATTCGTTGGGTAATTACCCCTCGGCAGGTGGTGGCCATAAGGCAGGTAGCACTGACAGTACCACGTGGTACGATGAAGACACCACGTCCGGTGTTGCACCTTGCATCAAACTCGCGAGATCTCGATacgattaaaattattataaagaaaatacagGTTGAATCCTCGGTAGACATCTGCTGCGTGCGTTCAAAATGGGGTGAGTTTCGCTAGACGCAAGAGGTCATATGAAGCTGAGAAATGCGGCCTTGATTCAGCTAAAACCGATATATTAATCAAAGCTATTCATCGGGTGCATCTACACGTAAACACCCGACAACATCGTAACCTTTTCCGAAGATACGACCTTATCATGGAATGGCTGGATGTAGTCCCATTACTtaggaacaataaaaaaaaatagtactcgcTAAACATCTGTTGGTACTAGTGTACGAGATGCAAAATAAAGGCATTGGAATCTTCGGCACGTCACAAATATCCTTCTTTGCGTGTTTATGGGTCGTACCTATGCAGAAGTAACAGAGGTGGGTACAGGTACCGCGTACCGGCGGTCAGGAATGAATTGttcgaatttttaatggtGCAGCGAAAGAAACCGAAACCCAAGTACAAGGCCAGTCTGAGATGGATCTTATTACTCCAACGTAAAGCCCTTTAAATAGTCTAAACGCGTGTTTAGTCTTAATTATTGTAACGCATCGTGATTTCATAAATGCACACTTTAAAAGGCTTAATAAGGGCACGTAAATTCCTTGCGGAACGCCCTATtaaaaagtatgaaattatACTGCTTACAAGCGCaataaataaggaaaaactGTATATAATGCATAATTTACTATTGTTATTAAACATAAggctctttaaaaatattcgctCCAATGATTGGGTTTTTAAAAGATCTAGCTTTGGAGATAATAACGCCCAGTTATCTTTAAGTTCTTCCGccaaactaaaaattaacttaagtTGTCTTTTAATTCCAGAACCATCCCTCATTCAGACTCGCCCTTCGGTCATCGCAGCGGCATGTTTGAGTTCGGCAATGCGTGGTTTGAAGTTGCCCTGTCAAAGGGCGGCCATGAGCGAGATCTGCACGTTGCTCACGGTCACCGTGGAAGAGATAGAGCCGTTGATCAATGTGGTTGATAATGTGGTGGAAAAGGTGGCCAACCCGGAGGGTTCCGACCAGAAATCCAAGGAGGCCTCTAAGAAGCCCACCGGGTACGAAAGCCCTGGGTACGGCCAGCCGGAAACGCCCACCGAGGTGGAGAACGTGTACTTCTAGTGAAGCGGAGGTACACTGCTTTATCCTATTTGGACGCTTATTATTAATACATTATCTTGTAGTTATAATTACCGTTAGGCGCGGTTAGTTTAGTTACATGCACATGTTTGGATGCTCCTATTAAGTTTCGAACCAAGACTTTTATCAGAATTACGGGTTGCACGGAGTTTATCAGCTCAATTTGCATAATATAAACCAGACATGAATTTTTCGTGTTTAACAATACTGCTATTTCTTAGAGTTAAGTAGCACTTTTGGCAGCTGATTAAAACCCAGTCAAAACTACTGCTACTAGCAAAAAATCAGATGTGTACTTACGGCTCTCTAAGGCTATAGCCTTGAGTGTGGAAGTTATTACCTAACCCATTTgggaaaatttagaaattatgtatttttctttagCTGTAAAGGCTCCAGGGGAGGAAGAGACTGAGACGCCCGTTGAAATAATCGActcaatttccttaaaatatgtACCTATACTATAATAGTGCCTTATTAGCCTTGTACATATATTATAATAGACTTTGGAAGCGTTTTTGATAAGCTCAACGTTTCTGTTCCCGATACAGTACCTACCTACCTTTCTGAAACTAATCCATGTCTATTCAGTAAAAGTACCTTGCCCGACATCTCCGTTTTATGGTCTGTCCGGCATTTCATCCACAACGCTTTAAGCCCCACAGATGTGTTCAAAATAACCCTCACTGGGAAAATAGACCGTAGATTTTTTGAAACGCCActttgaacatatttcttaatagTTACTTAAATAGGAATATTGTTTGTACACTGTACTATTTTACTTAAGTTACGTTATTTTAGCTATTAAAGGTTTAGGTACTAGGAACGTAAAGTAATATAAACTGTCATCGCCTGTCGAGCAGTTTATAGTCGATCACTGTGATTATAGTTTACCTTCTAAGTAAATCCAggataaaaattaataggtTTGAAAGTTGTAAAATCTGGTTTGGTCttatttaaggatttttttcattttgggtTGAttgaagaaaacaaattttattgcgGGTTTTCTCTTTGGTCGTTTCATATTATAAAAGGTTTCTATCTGTTATCTAGTCTTTAGTtttgtattttgattttttttgtataatatagAGTTATCTAAGGCTTATTATCATATCTATATATTATTACACGTACGTTCTGTTACTTATTTAAGAGTTTTTTAagtaatgtaaaataataagtttGGCGGTGAATCGATGTTGacattttatgttatttgaaaagtaatcgaagtaatttatttttgtaataaaaataaacgaaaaccAAAGTTTTTGTAATGTAATTTTacagtatttattttatttttgtaggCATTCCTgtataaatgtaaatatttttataaataaataaatgctaaGTAATGGCAAAgttttttatatgaacttaTCCCAAGGTTTTTGTTTCACATGcttatgttaaattttcaagggaaatttttcacttaactgtggataaataaatttgagtgCGGGATAATCATTACATCCTTGTGCTGTAACACTAAAGAATGTTCTGAGATGTACTTCGGGCTCTATAAAATTGACATCGCcactatatatattttaactttaaaagttTCACCTCTACCATTTTATTAGAGAATCTGAAGAACAttgattaaagaaaattagaaaaaacgCTATAAGAAACAGACTTGCCACAATaactcataaaaaaacaactaaataataaaattatggttTTTAAACGCCGACATGTTAAACAACATCTGACATTTCAGTGACACTGACAGCAATCAACGAAAGATTGTTGACTTCTATGAATTTTCTAATCTTCCGGAGAAAGTCCAAAGATGAGCAATTTCTAGAAGTAAAACCTTTGTTTAACCGCACAGACAAAGACTGAAATCATATCGCAAAAATGGGTAAGCGCTCACTTTTATATACCTATCAAATTCCTTATCTAATCTCAAGGTGTGGCTTATCTTTATTACGACCTGTTATTTATCTTCTAATCATTAATGATTAACTTTGGTATGCTTGCTGTTAATTAGTGCGAATAATGTAATCTGTTTAGTCACAACTTTATGTCTGTACTAGTGTGAAACGAAACCATGAGTAAAACAtactttaaagaaaatgtccccCTCAATTATATGGAGACAAATCTCGACATTGCCATGAGCCAGTCTCAGGAAAGCCTGCAATCTGTGCAGACTTATATGGAATCTGTCGGTGATGAAAGAGGTAATTGTGTGATTAGAAAGATGGAGCAgtcatttctttattttattacttttgatAAGGCAGTAGGTATAAGCAAATCAAAGGGTAATATAAAGGGCGCTTATTCCCATTGCATTGCCCCATTTAATACTTTCCAGGAACAAAGTTATTATTGACAAATATGTTTAAACACATAGCAGGATACTGGGTGATGGCAAGCTGTATTTTGAGAGAAATAAGACTACATATTCTTAATGGTTGGTTGTTTATAAAAGGTACCTTTAATGAGGGTTTtcttaactgaaaaatttccaattaagaATGTTTCATATTGTCAGTCTAGTCACGGTCAAGTCAAATATggtaatattaatttcatattgaaTATTCAGAGTAGTGCACATGAGctaatataatataatgttGGACATTGTTTCAAAAGGCATATCATTGGGATTGGCAAACTGGGATAGTTACAAAGTTAGTTAAAATAAAGCAATGTTGCCCACATTTATGGTGAATAATGTCTTGCTTTAGAAACTAAAACCCCAGTCAGAAGGCTCTGGAAATATATATGAGATTTTTAGATTATaacttctttaatttaatattctagTTTTGTCATCCATTTTCCTTGCAGGTTGCTGTGAAAAATGCCTCACTCGTATTCCATATGCCACCCTTATAGCCACTATAATGTGTGCTTTAGGAGTTATTATTTTCTGCGGTACTATGTTCCGTGGTGCCTCACTCTCAGTGCTGATGTTTAGTCaagtttttaatatgcaaCTATTCTGGTAAGTAAATATATCCAAATCAgtcttttttatattacatGCAAACCAATTTTAGGGTGGATGCAGTGAAAATGACTTTTGTTCTAATAGGAGCCTGTATGGGAGCTTTAGGGCTTATGATTCTTACTGTGGGTTTTCTTGCAACTGGAGCAACTAGACATAAAGTTTATAAAGGGTGGGGTTCCCGGGTGACTGGAAGACTCAGTTGTGCTATTGTGAGTTCTAAGAAAGTGTTGAGTTTAAGGGGGtcattttgatcattttgcAGTTCATGGGCATTACATATGTGCTTCAAATAGCCTGGCTTTTGATGTTTTGCTGCTTAGTAGTTGtaactttcttatttacaatattctggaaaatgtGCGAAAATCCAAGAGTCGCATCAATGCAGGATCCCATTGATTTGACCCAGTTCTGTAAGATTGGAGACATTAGAATTCTGCTTTTTAATTTCCGGAAAATTCCATAGATTTCCTCTTCCCTGCTGGGACACGTCAAGAGCACATGAAAGTTGAAGGTGAGAGCAACGTCAAAGCTTTCTGCAAGGATTATgttgaaaaagttgaaattatgTTCATTTTGGCGACAGTTTCTGCGGTGCTGGTAATT
Encoded proteins:
- the M6 gene encoding proteolipid protein DM beta isoform X3, giving the protein MGCCEKCLTRIPYATLIATIMCALGVIIFCGTMFRGASLSVLMFSQVFNMQLFWVDAVKMTFVLIGACMGALGLMILTVGFLATGATRHKVYKGWGSRVTGRLSCAIFMGITYVLQIAWLLMFCCLVVVTFLFTIFWKMCENPRVASMQDPIDLTQFYFLFPAGTRQEHMKVEGESNVKAFCKDYVEKVEIMFILATVSAVLVILSLVHYLMCLAANYAHIRNQEKFLQFQDLQMLNDADMLSAKDRF
- the M6 gene encoding neuronal membrane glycoprotein M6-a isoform X1, encoding MSKTYFKENVPLNYMETNLDIAMSQSQESLQSVQTYMESVGDERGCCEKCLTRIPYATLIATIMCALGVIIFCGTMFRGASLSVLMFSQVFNMQLFWVDAVKMTFVLIGACMGALGLMILTVGFLATGATRHKVYKGWGSRVTGRLSCAIFMGITYVLQIAWLLMFCCLVVVTFLFTIFWKMCENPRVASMQDPIDLTQFYFLFPAGTRQEHMKVEGESNVKAFCKDYVEKVEIMFILATVSAVLVILSLVHYLMCLAANYAHIRNQEKFLQFQDLQMLNDADMLSAKDRF
- the M6 gene encoding proteolipid protein DM beta isoform X2, which encodes METNLDIAMSQSQESLQSVQTYMESVGDERGCCEKCLTRIPYATLIATIMCALGVIIFCGTMFRGASLSVLMFSQVFNMQLFWVDAVKMTFVLIGACMGALGLMILTVGFLATGATRHKVYKGWGSRVTGRLSCAIFMGITYVLQIAWLLMFCCLVVVTFLFTIFWKMCENPRVASMQDPIDLTQFYFLFPAGTRQEHMKVEGESNVKAFCKDYVEKVEIMFILATVSAVLVILSLVHYLMCLAANYAHIRNQEKFLQFQDLQMLNDADMLSAKDRF